A stretch of Mobula birostris isolate sMobBir1 chromosome 2, sMobBir1.hap1, whole genome shotgun sequence DNA encodes these proteins:
- the LOC140194174 gene encoding 3-ketoacyl-CoA thiolase, mitochondrial, translating into PIDVKTKKGKEALAQDEHPRPQTTAEQMAKLPTVFKENGPITAANTSGVCDGAAAVIISSEEAVHKHNLTPLARVVAYHASGCDPSIMGIGPVPAINGVLKKAGLSLKDMDLVEVNEAFAPQFLSVQKALNLDLENTNVSGGAIALGHPLGASGTRITAHPVYEVRRRGGKYAVGSECIGGGQGIAVMIENMK; encoded by the coding sequence CCCATTGATGTGAAAaccaagaaaggaaaggaggctTTAGCACAGGACGAGCACCCCAGACCTCAGACCACAGCAGAACAGATGGCCAAGCTACCAACTGTGTTCAAGGAAAATGGCCCTATCACAGCAGCAAatacctcaggagtgtgtgatggagctGCTGCAGTGATAATATCAAGTGAAGAGGCAGTTCACAAACATAATTTGACGCCATTGGCCAGAGTAGTGGCTTACCATGCAAGTGGGTGTGATCCAAGCATTATGGGAATTGGTCCCGTACCTGCAATCAATGGGGTTCTGAAAAAAGCAGGATTATCCTTGAAAGACATGGATCTAGTAGAGGTCAATGAAGCATTTGCCCCTCAGTTCTTGTCTGTGCAGAAGGCTCTGAACTTGGATCTTGAAAACACCAATGTAAGTGGAGGCGCTATTGCATTAGGACACCCTCTGGGGGCATCAGGAACCAGGATAACAGCTCATCCAGTTTATGAGGTCAGGCGCCGGGGAGGAAAATATGCAGTGGGTTCTGAGTGCATTGGAGGTGGCCAAGGGATCGCTGTCATGATTGAGAACATGAAGTAA